From Solanum lycopersicum chromosome 8, SLM_r2.1, the proteins below share one genomic window:
- the LOC101258476 gene encoding uncharacterized protein: MELDFDKYCVVDGSPTTVLPSPRHRLKGERRKSKENSKCSKEVLSVDGDFTEISFHRYRSVSCKDAPSRKSHLGGNDILKRGSVYQSSRDVRGIKKTDAVEERRKIEFSRGNANAFSFGIVDVLCGSVEDNSLIDKHRSSFRLIPESDVPSDSSLGSSLNSDHRENRRTQIPPRQSAQDSKIMSQSIADHLCEVNRLTDRDPSVSLSKSLSAKLALPHSPAWSESDSSRTSSQKSRFSPIRKMFDPFGKSKSLKSPLSYTFEPGTDTKSEPVNVSRGRTVHKSLLHDFSSIPEPVECNSNMQSLPAHLHGLLRSDKRGGLPFFEFSVKSPEDSFVAKSWKVEDTLNWVYTFHSIHHKRKSNASGGWGSKDSVREPLLVGRMQVSCYLCTDIKNAGDCDNSMVTEFVLYDTPHSRKRVSFQESCCSSPDVTIAPKASDEKSSGADCEAVEVEIAAIAIEVPFEKRESLKFRSGDAKADQPLPNLLDLSVVEQRIGHSDNVSPAKVNVVIPSGHHGLPTTESPGPSPLLDRWRMGGGCDCGGWDMACPLHIFGNPNIRIDDNRPLVERQQPLELFIQGRKDKAPALTMTLKEDGQYSVDFHAQLSALQAFSICVSILHSMETSIAVGQENDIESLQSNTLRFFVQDDDIKGLINPAREEKKQKVHKKAEQVFPSFVLNPPFSPIGRV, translated from the exons ATGGAGTTGGATTTCGACAAGTATTGTGTAGTAGATGGAAGTCCTACAACTGTTCTTCCATCTCCGCGGCACCGTCTAAAAGGTGAAAGGAGAAAAAGCAAAGAAAATTCCAAATGCAGCAAAGAAGTATTGTCTGTAGATGGGGACTTCACTGAGATAAGCTTTCATCGGTATCGTAGTGTGTCTTGTAAAGATGCTCCATCAAGGAAATCACATTTGGGAGGAAACGATATCCTAAAGCGGGGTTCTgtctatcaaagttctagagaTGTTAGAGGCATTAAGAAAACTGATGCTGTTgaggaaagaagaaaaattgagtTCTCTAGGGGTAATGCCAATGCATTCTCATTTGGGATTGTTGATGTTTTGTGTGGTTCAGTTGAGGATAATTCACTCATAGACAAACATAGATCCTCGTTCAGGCTTATTCCCGAGAGCGATGTACCATCAGATAGCTCTCTAGGAAGTTCTTTAAATTCTGATCATAGAGAAAATAGAAGGACTCAAATTCCACCAAGACAGTCGGCTCAAGATTCAAAAATCATGTCTCAATCCATTGCTGACCATCTATGTGAAGTTAACAGACTAACGGATAGGGATCCATCTGTGTCTTTATCCAAATCACTGTCTGCAAAGTTAGCATTACCACATTCACCTGCTTGGTCAGAAAGTGATAGCTCCAGGACTAGCAGCCAAAAATCCCGTTTCAGCCCTATAAGAAAGATGTTTGATCCATTTGGTAAATCAAAGTCTCTAAAAAGTCCATTGAGTTATACTTTCGAACCTGGCACGGATACTAAGAGTGAGCCTGTTAACGTCAGTAGAGGCAGAACAGTTCATAAATCTCTATTGCATGATTTCTCAAGCATACCAGAGCCAGTGGAATGTAACTCAAATATGCAGAGTTTACCAGCTCACTTACACGGCTTGCTCAGGTCGGATAAGAGAGGTGGTTTGCCCTTTTTTGAGTTCTCAGTAAAGTCACCTGAAGATAGTTTTGTCGCGAAGTCATGGAAAGTTGAGGATACCTTAAATTGGGTGTACACATTTCATTCTATTCACCACAAAAGGAAGAGCAATGCTAGTGGTGGATGGGGATCAAAAGATAGCGTTAGAGAACCGTTGTTGGTTGGGCGGATGCAAGTTTCCTGTTATTTATGTACAGATATCAAAAACGCTGGAGATTGCGACAACTCAATGGTGACAGAGTTTGTCTTGTATGATACTCCCCATTCAAgaaaaagagtttcttttcaagaaagTTGTTGTTCTTCCCCTGATGTCACTATTGCACCTAAGGCCTCAGATGAGAAGTCATCTGGAGCTGATTGTGAAGCCGTAGAGGTTGAAATTGCAGCTATTGCTATAGAGGTACCATTTGAAAAGAGAGAGAGTTTAAAATTCAGAAGTGGGGATGCAAAGGCTGATCAGCCACTTCCAAACTTACTGGATCTTTCTGTGGTTGAGCAAAGAATTGGACATTCTGATAACGTAAGCCCTGCCAAGGTGAATGTTGTGATCCCTTCTGGACACCATGGTCTTCCAACAACTGAAAGTCCTGGTCCTTCCCCCTTGTTGGATAGATGGAGGATGGGTGGAGGTTGTGACTGTGGCGGCTGGGACATGGCATGCCCGCTTCACATATTTGGCAATCCAAATATTCGTATTGATGACAATCGTCCTCTGGTCGAGAGGCAGCAGCCATTGGAACTCTTCATTCAG GGAAGAAAAGATAAAGCTCCAGCGTTGACCATGACGCTTAAGGAGGATGGACAATATTCAGTTGATTTCCATGCTCAGTTATCTGCATTACAAGCATTCTCTATTTGTGTCTCGATTTTGCATTCTATGGAAACCTCAATTGCTGTGGGACAAGAGAACGACATAGAATCTTTGCAATCCAACACATTGCGGTTTTTTGTTCAGGATGATGACATTAAAGGCTTGATCAATCCAGCTAGAGAGGAAAAGAAACAGAAAGTACACAAGAAAGCGGAACAAGTATTCCCATCTTTCGTGCTCAATCCACCATTCTCTCCAATTGGTCGAGTATAG